A window from Opitutia bacterium ISCC 52 encodes these proteins:
- a CDS encoding HEAT repeat domain-containing protein gives MKRTNCFFLFLLLAIGLQTPVWSMHHHYRLSDIIDRFEDSDPAVQYEARRELAAYVASATAPTEKGGAEKVTKELLRYLTDREVPQEAKKYILRDLARVGTEAAAERMYRLVMSRDEDMAELARQALSQIPGQKATDYIKRAVDRTRDDAKRQLNIRALANRNDPGMLNYFVEGLSSSDGIMAKESVYALERQGTSRAGHALQDAYNRNPSKAILLDLERAVVAQVVTDDSTLLKIATGGVSSANKQAALTRLVESGHGNSNTLLESAITGADARLRSTAIRLALENGKPALVESQGKNFTVNDWLIVLAELDAFDPAVAENLAQQAMKHSDISVRATGLRALGTFGSAKTANMVLNYINHKDKELQVAAAYAIARASDSYMTGRVNRLLNSELEEEILLGLQVLFHRHQDNAKSKLFKFINGEDPVLMREALKVISTVADEEDLYKLYIAIRRGSPEKQKMVTGLLKKVVPEVGSLEFQAKVKAL, from the coding sequence ATGAAACGTACGAATTGCTTTTTTCTATTTCTATTATTAGCCATTGGATTGCAGACACCCGTGTGGTCCATGCACCACCACTACCGATTGTCAGACATTATTGATCGATTTGAAGATTCTGATCCGGCAGTGCAGTATGAAGCTCGCCGCGAGTTGGCCGCTTATGTTGCGAGCGCCACAGCACCCACCGAAAAAGGAGGCGCAGAGAAGGTAACCAAAGAACTTCTCAGGTATTTGACGGATCGTGAAGTTCCTCAAGAGGCCAAGAAGTATATCCTTCGTGACCTTGCCAGAGTCGGGACCGAAGCAGCAGCGGAGCGCATGTATCGCCTGGTGATGTCCCGGGATGAAGATATGGCAGAACTGGCACGCCAAGCGCTGAGCCAAATTCCAGGCCAAAAGGCAACGGACTATATAAAGCGAGCAGTTGATCGCACTCGAGACGACGCTAAACGCCAACTCAATATTCGTGCTCTGGCTAATCGTAACGATCCGGGAATGCTGAATTACTTTGTTGAAGGACTTTCTTCCAGTGATGGCATCATGGCAAAAGAATCAGTCTACGCGTTGGAACGCCAAGGCACTTCCCGGGCGGGTCACGCCTTGCAAGATGCCTATAATCGCAACCCATCCAAAGCGATCTTACTTGATTTAGAACGAGCCGTGGTAGCTCAGGTTGTGACGGACGATAGTACGCTCCTCAAAATTGCAACTGGAGGAGTGAGTTCCGCTAACAAACAAGCTGCGTTGACACGCCTAGTGGAATCGGGTCATGGAAACTCGAATACGTTGCTCGAATCAGCGATTACCGGAGCGGATGCCCGGCTACGTTCAACGGCCATTCGTCTGGCTCTCGAAAATGGAAAACCGGCGCTCGTGGAAAGTCAGGGAAAGAACTTCACCGTAAACGACTGGCTGATCGTTTTGGCGGAATTAGACGCCTTTGATCCAGCCGTGGCAGAGAACCTGGCTCAGCAAGCAATGAAGCACAGCGACATTTCTGTTCGTGCAACGGGTCTTCGTGCCTTAGGAACTTTTGGCTCCGCCAAAACAGCGAACATGGTCCTCAATTACATAAACCATAAAGACAAAGAACTCCAAGTGGCGGCAGCATATGCCATCGCCAGAGCATCGGATTCATACATGACAGGTCGGGTAAACCGTCTACTCAACTCTGAATTGGAGGAAGAAATCCTCCTTGGGCTTCAGGTGTTGTTTCATCGTCATCAAGACAATGCCAAATCCAAGCTATTCAAGTTTATCAATGGTGAAGACCCAGTTCTAATGCGCGAAGCCTTGAAAGTCATTTCCACGGTAGCGGACGAAGAGGATCTCTACAAACTCTACATTGCCATACGCCGTGGTAGCCCCGAAAAACAAAAGATGGTTACCGGCCTCCTGAAGAAAGTAGTCCCTGAAGTCGGCTCACTGGAATTCCAGGCAAAGGTGAAAGCGCTTTAG
- a CDS encoding Gfo/Idh/MocA family oxidoreductase, translating to MKKISRRTALKTSLAGAAAISAPMILPSSVLGLNGQTAPSNRINVGLIGNGKIMKGHRAYHSGADDVQVVALSDVKTWMLEEANGEVEKLQGDKVDTYEMYEDLLARDDIDAVVVGTPDHWHAKISIDAFKAGKDVYVEKPMTLTIEEGKIMRDTCARYGRILQVGSQQRSEWAFRKAAELVRNGYIGKVKTIAARLGNFPPPTQFPATPIPPGLNYDRWLGPAPMEPYNELRIKGDYGGGWRRFWDYGSRKNGDWGAHHYDIIQWALGKDDSGPTHFVPKGYKGEPYQYYTYKDGTKVIRGYEGMGHMIRFMGEEGEVRVSRGGRIDTVPGTLKNLVLKSTDQRLYVSNDHRRDWLNGIRSRQQTLCHVGVGHRTATICHLCGISERLGRPIDWDPKEEHIVGDDRAAMWESRPRRAPYDQLV from the coding sequence ATGAAGAAAATATCCCGTCGGACCGCCCTTAAAACATCCTTAGCCGGAGCGGCTGCTATATCGGCCCCCATGATACTCCCTTCCTCCGTGTTGGGATTGAATGGTCAAACCGCTCCCAGCAATCGCATCAACGTAGGTCTTATCGGAAATGGTAAGATTATGAAAGGTCACCGGGCTTACCACTCTGGCGCTGACGATGTCCAAGTGGTTGCATTGAGCGATGTAAAGACTTGGATGCTTGAAGAAGCGAATGGAGAAGTAGAAAAACTCCAGGGCGACAAGGTAGACACCTACGAAATGTATGAAGATCTTCTCGCAAGAGATGATATTGATGCGGTCGTAGTAGGAACCCCCGATCATTGGCACGCGAAAATATCCATCGATGCCTTCAAGGCTGGAAAAGATGTCTATGTGGAAAAGCCAATGACCCTGACGATTGAAGAAGGTAAAATCATGCGCGACACCTGCGCACGTTATGGACGTATCCTTCAGGTGGGAAGTCAGCAGCGTTCCGAATGGGCGTTCCGCAAGGCAGCCGAGCTAGTGCGCAATGGCTACATCGGAAAAGTGAAGACCATCGCTGCGCGCTTAGGAAATTTTCCTCCACCAACTCAATTTCCCGCAACACCCATTCCTCCCGGTCTGAACTACGATCGTTGGCTGGGGCCTGCACCTATGGAACCTTACAATGAGCTTCGTATCAAAGGTGACTATGGAGGAGGTTGGCGCCGATTCTGGGATTATGGTTCCAGAAAGAACGGCGATTGGGGAGCACACCATTACGACATCATTCAGTGGGCCCTCGGCAAGGACGATTCCGGCCCGACTCACTTTGTCCCCAAGGGTTATAAAGGAGAGCCGTATCAGTATTACACTTACAAGGATGGCACCAAGGTTATTCGCGGATACGAAGGCATGGGGCATATGATACGCTTCATGGGTGAGGAAGGTGAAGTGCGTGTGAGCCGCGGAGGAAGAATTGATACGGTTCCAGGTACGCTTAAGAATCTCGTTTTGAAATCTACCGATCAAAGACTCTATGTATCCAATGATCACCGCCGTGATTGGCTGAATGGTATTCGAAGCCGACAGCAGACGCTCTGTCATGTTGGGGTAGGGCACCGGACCGCCACGATCTGTCATCTGTGTGGCATTTCAGAGCGTCTTGGCAGACCTATCGATTGGGACCCGAAGGAAGAACATATTGTCGGCGATGATCGAGCGGCTATGTGGGAATCTCGTCCACGTCGTGCTCCTTACGATCAACTCGTTTAA
- a CDS encoding ATP-binding protein, with amino-acid sequence MKNPFAYGRVVEGQEFCPRPKLEKLIHSMLESGQNMVLHGERRVGKTSLVVHAAGKMKQSRLLYVDFMAVNTAVDVAERIARAALKLSHKGNFIAQVLKLLSSLSPVISMDPQTGTPSLSLNRNSIQQDVIRVIEDVLERLADLHKEKPLVVVFDEFQEILKIENSQEALARMRSKIQFQGDLPYVFSGSSRSKMEHIFSDPESPFYKSAISVQVGSLSSDAFKSFLSEKFAESDRKISNELWEAITELGIHVTGDVQQMCWALWQSSESGDELTEVSLTEGVEIIFEIESSKYGDTVSTIAPSQLKCLLALASVGGKAVYSKEFKQVSGITTNSSITKALGRLEDLWHINHIGKEYSFANPFFAIWLKQKFSGAVVVT; translated from the coding sequence ATGAAAAATCCCTTTGCATATGGCCGTGTGGTCGAAGGACAGGAGTTCTGCCCTCGTCCAAAGCTGGAAAAGCTCATTCACAGCATGCTGGAGTCTGGGCAGAATATGGTCCTGCACGGAGAACGCCGCGTTGGGAAAACCTCATTGGTCGTTCACGCAGCGGGTAAGATGAAGCAAAGCCGTCTCCTCTATGTGGACTTCATGGCGGTGAACACAGCAGTCGATGTTGCGGAACGCATTGCCCGGGCGGCACTCAAACTCTCCCACAAAGGCAATTTTATAGCCCAGGTGCTGAAGCTTCTCTCATCACTTAGCCCTGTGATCAGCATGGATCCACAAACGGGCACACCGTCGCTGAGTTTAAACAGAAACAGCATCCAACAAGATGTCATTCGGGTCATTGAAGACGTACTGGAACGATTGGCTGACCTACATAAGGAGAAACCCTTGGTCGTTGTATTCGATGAGTTCCAGGAAATCCTCAAAATTGAAAACAGCCAGGAAGCGCTGGCTCGAATGCGCAGCAAGATTCAGTTTCAGGGAGACCTTCCATATGTATTTTCAGGAAGTTCTCGCAGCAAGATGGAGCACATCTTCTCAGACCCCGAAAGCCCGTTTTATAAATCGGCCATTTCCGTACAGGTAGGCTCACTAAGCAGTGACGCATTTAAGAGTTTCCTCTCAGAGAAATTCGCTGAAAGTGATAGAAAGATCAGCAATGAACTGTGGGAAGCGATAACAGAGCTTGGGATACATGTAACCGGAGACGTTCAACAAATGTGTTGGGCGCTCTGGCAATCCAGTGAATCAGGAGACGAGCTCACCGAAGTTTCTTTGACGGAAGGCGTGGAGATCATCTTCGAAATAGAAAGCTCCAAGTATGGAGATACCGTGTCGACCATAGCACCCTCTCAATTGAAATGTCTCCTGGCATTGGCAAGCGTTGGAGGAAAAGCCGTATACTCGAAAGAGTTTAAACAGGTATCAGGTATCACAACTAACAGCTCCATTACCAAAGCTCTCGGAAGGCTTGAAGATCTCTGGCATATCAATCACATCGGCAAGGAATACAGCTTTGCAAATCCGTTCTTTGCGATCTGGCTGAAGCAAAAATTCTCAGGTGCAGTCGTGGTCACCTGA
- the corA gene encoding magnesium/cobalt transporter CorA, whose product MKSSLDSILRLGKENLGTSPGLEGLTDLETPPELGVLSVKTLDFSEEGIDHQTFESVDDFLESEKPDWAACRWIDIQGVHPYAINGLKQKFNFHTLAAEDALNIPQRQKMEEYEDMLFIILRMLRIEEDQLVNEQVSFFFLGHTLITLQEKEGDIWDPVRERIKREGSRLREHGTPYLLYALIDAIIDNVFPILDTYFDIIDQMEQEILVQPKKDAQMRIHRIKRELAYLRQTLWPMRDISASLYKNDFELLPKKVVPYFRDVHDHCIQAIDAVEMYLDNSNGLQDLLMNANANRMNEVMKALTIMASLFMPITFFAGLYGMNFEHIPELGWKYSYPVFLGVCSLTTVSLLIYFKRKGWIGK is encoded by the coding sequence TTGAAATCATCTCTCGATTCCATCCTTAGGCTGGGTAAGGAAAACCTGGGTACATCCCCAGGACTGGAAGGGTTAACCGATTTGGAAACACCTCCCGAGTTAGGGGTGCTTTCTGTCAAGACTCTTGATTTTTCTGAAGAGGGTATCGACCACCAAACGTTTGAGTCCGTGGATGATTTCCTCGAATCTGAAAAGCCCGATTGGGCTGCCTGTCGTTGGATAGACATCCAGGGGGTTCATCCCTATGCCATTAACGGGCTAAAGCAAAAATTTAATTTTCATACCCTGGCCGCTGAAGATGCCTTGAACATTCCTCAACGACAAAAAATGGAGGAGTACGAGGACATGCTCTTCATTATCTTGCGAATGTTGCGGATCGAAGAGGATCAGCTCGTGAATGAGCAGGTTTCGTTTTTCTTTCTTGGTCATACCCTGATTACGCTGCAGGAGAAGGAGGGAGACATTTGGGATCCGGTTCGCGAGCGAATTAAGCGTGAAGGTTCTCGCCTTCGCGAGCATGGAACTCCCTACCTGCTCTACGCTTTGATTGATGCCATCATCGACAATGTATTCCCCATCCTCGACACCTACTTCGATATCATTGACCAAATGGAGCAGGAAATTCTGGTGCAGCCCAAGAAAGATGCTCAGATGCGTATTCATCGGATCAAGCGTGAGCTGGCCTACTTGCGCCAGACTCTCTGGCCTATGCGCGATATCTCGGCTTCGCTCTATAAGAATGACTTTGAGCTGCTACCTAAGAAAGTCGTCCCATACTTTCGCGATGTGCATGATCACTGCATCCAGGCCATAGACGCGGTGGAAATGTATTTGGACAATTCGAATGGATTGCAGGACCTCTTAATGAATGCCAATGCCAACCGAATGAATGAGGTGATGAAGGCCCTGACCATCATGGCCAGCTTGTTCATGCCCATTACTTTTTTCGCTGGTCTCTATGGTATGAATTTCGAGCACATCCCTGAACTCGGGTGGAAATACTCGTATCCGGTATTCCTTGGGGTTTGCTCTCTTACTACCGTTTCGCTGCTGATCTATTTCAAACGCAAGGGTTGGATCGGGAAGTAG
- a CDS encoding mechanosensitive ion channel, which translates to MFSKDTQELFDKIWEVVTTVWHFELFKSGDSTIYFNQVVIALLVVLIGFIVSKWISSSIGRRLSNMGRLNENTTHALQRLFHLVFVVVIVLVALPIAGIPITIFTVLGGAVAIGIGFGMQNLFNNLISGLILMIEKPIRIGDVVFISGEEGRVEEIGNRCTRIRRGNGVDVLIPNSHFLEQEVINWTLSDNDIRGEVLVGVAYGSDVERTHDLMLEAAQTNVKIHDDPAPFALFEDFGDNALGFRLYYWARVNAPLDIDRINSEIRFHIDASFKEADICIAFPQRDVHLDTLSPLEVNVVSKGSPPASEG; encoded by the coding sequence ATGTTTTCTAAAGATACCCAGGAGCTCTTTGACAAGATCTGGGAAGTTGTCACCACCGTCTGGCACTTCGAACTATTTAAAAGTGGTGATAGCACTATCTATTTTAACCAGGTAGTGATCGCCCTTTTGGTGGTCCTGATTGGATTCATTGTTAGCAAATGGATATCCAGTAGCATCGGTCGACGCTTGTCGAATATGGGCCGGCTCAACGAAAATACGACCCATGCACTGCAGCGTCTTTTCCACCTGGTGTTCGTAGTTGTCATCGTACTCGTTGCCTTGCCTATTGCCGGAATTCCGATTACGATCTTCACGGTCCTGGGAGGCGCAGTGGCCATTGGAATCGGGTTCGGCATGCAGAACCTCTTCAACAATCTGATTTCCGGGTTGATCCTGATGATTGAAAAACCCATTCGGATCGGCGACGTTGTTTTTATAAGCGGCGAAGAAGGTCGGGTAGAGGAGATTGGAAATCGATGCACCCGTATCCGGCGCGGTAACGGAGTGGATGTCCTCATTCCCAACAGTCATTTTTTAGAACAGGAAGTCATCAATTGGACTTTGTCCGATAATGACATCCGCGGAGAAGTCTTGGTCGGTGTGGCCTACGGATCCGATGTCGAGAGAACACATGACTTAATGCTCGAAGCGGCTCAGACGAATGTAAAGATTCACGATGACCCGGCTCCTTTTGCATTGTTTGAAGATTTCGGAGACAATGCGCTTGGCTTTCGTCTTTACTACTGGGCACGCGTGAATGCCCCACTAGATATTGATAGGATCAATTCCGAGATTCGCTTCCATATCGATGCTAGCTTTAAGGAAGCTGATATCTGTATCGCTTTCCCACAGCGGGATGTGCATCTGGATACCTTATCTCCCCTTGAAGTGAATGTAGTCAGCAAAGGATCCCCACCTGCCAGCGAAGGCTAA
- a CDS encoding DHH family phosphoesterase — MSPLLILTHDYPDPDALGSAYGLKTLLQKGFHMSSRIAYQGVIGRMENRTMVNILKLPVYKLKPEDLPKYKYVALVDTQPTFENNPFPKRRKATLVIDQHHSEVPPLAECAIVDTECGATAVIVAQALLLKKIEIPTRLATALAYGIISDTMNLYRASRPDVIQTYLQIIPNADMKALAEIQNPPRSRRFFATLGKGIEEAVARSGLITAHLGEVENPDLVSLVADFLLTYKTSKKSFCTGRFNGRLHVSLRLEKPTVNAGNILRDIFTNRGEAGGHGVIAGGSFKVGEDASEEEWKNAEETVTKRILKRFRIRTTGDAYYPFRQVVSKS, encoded by the coding sequence ATGTCCCCTCTGCTCATCCTTACCCATGACTATCCAGACCCAGATGCTTTGGGGAGCGCCTACGGTCTAAAGACACTCTTGCAAAAGGGTTTTCATATGTCCTCCAGGATTGCCTACCAGGGGGTAATAGGTCGCATGGAAAATAGAACCATGGTCAACATCCTCAAGCTACCCGTTTATAAACTGAAGCCTGAGGATTTACCCAAATACAAGTACGTGGCATTGGTGGATACTCAGCCCACCTTTGAGAATAACCCCTTCCCGAAAAGACGGAAAGCAACTCTGGTTATCGATCAGCACCATTCTGAGGTGCCGCCTTTAGCAGAATGCGCCATTGTTGATACCGAGTGCGGTGCGACGGCAGTCATCGTAGCTCAAGCCCTGTTGTTGAAAAAGATAGAGATACCGACACGACTGGCAACGGCCCTGGCCTACGGAATCATCTCTGATACGATGAATTTATATCGCGCGAGCCGTCCCGATGTCATCCAAACCTACCTGCAGATCATTCCCAACGCCGATATGAAGGCCCTGGCGGAGATTCAAAATCCTCCTCGGTCACGTAGGTTCTTTGCCACCTTAGGAAAAGGAATCGAAGAAGCGGTTGCTCGTTCAGGACTCATCACCGCTCACTTAGGCGAAGTTGAAAACCCTGACCTGGTTTCTCTGGTAGCCGATTTTCTCCTCACGTATAAAACCTCGAAAAAATCGTTTTGCACCGGACGGTTCAACGGTCGGCTACACGTTTCGTTGAGGTTGGAAAAACCAACCGTGAATGCAGGGAATATTCTGCGCGATATATTCACCAATCGCGGCGAAGCGGGTGGCCACGGAGTGATCGCTGGGGGAAGTTTTAAAGTCGGTGAGGATGCCTCTGAAGAGGAGTGGAAAAATGCTGAAGAAACTGTAACAAAAAGAATTTTAAAACGTTTTCGTATACGAACGACCGGCGATGCCTATTATCCCTTTAGACAAGTTGTTTCGAAATCGTAA
- a CDS encoding diadenylate cyclase has translation MTIQSFISPLQTIGLSGLLDILFMAVLIYTLIVWSKRTKAASVLTGILIVAGVYLLARQFNLSLTAAIFEKFFAIILIALVVIFQEDLRYFFERVATWSFSRTFLRKEDSRLDREEVETLARTLHDLAREKVGALVVIRGRDLIVRHLQGGQECNGRLSESLLHSIFDTHSMGHDGAVVIEGHLVSQFSVHLPLSKNLKKLGEGGTRHAAALGLSERCDALCLVVSEERGTMSVASNGELRIVRDADHLTRLLRSFYHTVNPQSQTRTLDDHIKKNWRDKLVALALAGALWFVLVNGSKTAYRTLSIPVTYGDLPETWAVEEITPEEVSVTFRGVRRSFYFVKKNDIELNLPLRLESGTQRFRLGPSQMAFPKNLVLETIEPNLIEIKVKEIAETPEE, from the coding sequence ATGACGATCCAAAGTTTCATCTCACCACTTCAGACCATTGGATTATCCGGACTCCTGGATATACTCTTCATGGCCGTGCTTATCTATACCTTGATTGTATGGTCGAAACGCACAAAGGCAGCCTCCGTTCTTACAGGTATTTTGATCGTTGCGGGCGTTTACCTGTTAGCCCGGCAATTCAATCTCAGTCTGACTGCGGCTATCTTTGAGAAGTTCTTTGCCATCATCCTCATAGCCTTGGTGGTTATCTTCCAAGAAGACCTTCGTTACTTTTTCGAGCGAGTGGCCACCTGGAGCTTTAGCAGAACCTTTCTTAGAAAAGAAGATTCCCGGTTGGACCGCGAGGAAGTCGAAACTCTGGCTCGAACACTGCATGATCTCGCCAGAGAAAAAGTAGGAGCATTGGTGGTGATTCGGGGTCGAGATCTCATCGTCCGCCACTTGCAAGGTGGTCAGGAGTGCAATGGCCGGCTGAGCGAAAGCTTACTTCATAGTATTTTTGACACCCATTCCATGGGGCATGATGGCGCTGTGGTCATTGAAGGGCATTTGGTCTCCCAATTTTCAGTACACCTACCACTTTCTAAAAACCTAAAGAAGTTAGGAGAAGGAGGAACGCGACATGCAGCGGCCCTGGGACTTTCCGAACGCTGTGATGCGCTCTGCCTAGTCGTATCAGAAGAACGAGGCACTATGTCAGTAGCCAGTAACGGCGAATTAAGGATTGTGCGCGATGCCGACCACCTGACTCGGCTTCTCAGGAGTTTTTACCACACCGTAAATCCGCAAAGCCAGACCAGGACCTTGGATGACCACATCAAGAAAAATTGGCGCGACAAATTGGTAGCCCTGGCACTGGCGGGAGCTCTTTGGTTCGTGTTGGTGAATGGATCTAAAACTGCCTATCGCACTTTATCGATCCCCGTTACCTATGGAGATCTACCTGAGACTTGGGCGGTAGAAGAAATTACCCCTGAAGAAGTTTCAGTTACTTTCCGGGGCGTCCGCCGGTCTTTTTACTTCGTCAAAAAGAACGATATCGAGCTCAACTTGCCGCTCAGGCTTGAATCAGGCACACAACGTTTTCGATTGGGTCCCAGCCAAATGGCGTTCCCAAAAAATTTGGTTTTAGAAACCATAGAACCTAACCTTATTGAAATAAAGGTGAAGGAAATTGCCGAGACCCCAGAGGAGTAA
- a CDS encoding DUF1080 domain-containing protein, with product MKLKYINPTSIITLLLLSLSAITARSEWVSLFDGKSLDGWTKKNGYAEYRIADEAIVGKSVPKSPNTFLTTDKSYGDFLLILEVKVDNGLNSGIQFRSQSFPEYREGRVHGYQYELDTAERRWTGGIYDEARRGWLYPVDLNPEAKLLYKQNDWNEVRIECIGNSIRTWLNGSPVSHLIDDLTPEGFIALQVHGVGKNEDIIGKEVAWRNIRINEDVKSPTENQGLYIRNIIPNNMSRDERRQGWELLWNAKNLNGWRNVASDKAPEKGWEIKDGVLTVLPTPKGEEKLGGDIVTSKKYGAFEMDFEFLMTKGANSGVKYFVTEPGKAALGLEYQVLDDKVHPDAKMGAAGNRTCASLYDLIPAYREVSTRKVPVNIGNWNHGRIIVRPNGQVEHWLNGFKVVSYERGSNIFHALVARSKYAEKEGFGLHESGGISLQDHNDKVSYRSIKIREL from the coding sequence ATGAAACTAAAATATATAAACCCCACTTCCATCATCACCCTTTTACTACTCAGCCTGAGTGCGATAACCGCTAGGTCAGAGTGGGTCAGCCTCTTTGACGGAAAGTCACTGGATGGCTGGACCAAGAAGAACGGCTATGCCGAATACCGCATCGCAGATGAAGCGATTGTCGGTAAATCCGTGCCGAAGTCACCCAACACCTTTCTCACAACGGATAAGAGTTACGGGGATTTTCTATTAATCCTGGAAGTAAAAGTAGACAATGGGTTGAACTCAGGGATTCAGTTCCGCAGCCAAAGCTTTCCTGAATACAGGGAAGGTCGTGTGCATGGATATCAATATGAATTAGATACCGCTGAAAGACGCTGGACAGGCGGAATCTATGATGAGGCTCGCCGAGGCTGGCTCTACCCCGTTGATCTCAATCCAGAGGCTAAATTACTTTATAAACAGAACGATTGGAATGAGGTACGAATTGAATGTATTGGGAATTCTATTCGCACATGGTTAAATGGAAGCCCCGTATCTCACTTGATTGACGACCTTACTCCAGAGGGCTTTATCGCTCTCCAAGTTCATGGCGTTGGAAAAAATGAAGACATTATCGGAAAGGAAGTTGCGTGGCGTAACATAAGAATAAATGAAGACGTCAAGAGCCCTACCGAAAACCAGGGCTTATACATTCGTAATATAATTCCCAACAACATGTCTCGAGATGAAAGGCGACAAGGCTGGGAGCTCCTTTGGAATGCCAAGAATCTAAATGGCTGGCGCAATGTAGCCTCCGACAAAGCCCCTGAAAAAGGCTGGGAAATCAAAGACGGAGTCCTCACCGTTCTTCCAACGCCCAAAGGAGAAGAGAAGCTGGGCGGTGACATCGTAACCTCAAAAAAGTATGGAGCCTTTGAAATGGATTTTGAGTTCCTCATGACCAAGGGAGCCAATAGCGGTGTGAAGTATTTTGTGACAGAACCTGGCAAAGCAGCACTCGGCCTAGAGTACCAGGTGCTCGACGACAAAGTACACCCCGATGCGAAGATGGGTGCTGCCGGAAACCGCACCTGTGCTTCTCTTTATGATCTGATTCCTGCCTATAGAGAGGTATCCACACGCAAAGTCCCGGTAAACATCGGTAACTGGAACCATGGACGAATAATCGTTCGCCCCAACGGCCAAGTGGAACACTGGCTCAATGGGTTCAAAGTCGTTTCCTACGAACGCGGAAGTAACATTTTCCATGCCTTGGTCGCCCGCAGTAAGTACGCCGAAAAGGAAGGCTTTGGCCTCCACGAATCAGGAGGCATCTCCCTGCAAGACCACAATGACAAGGTCAGCTACCGCAGCATTAAGATTCGCGAACTTTAA
- a CDS encoding Gfo/Idh/MocA family oxidoreductase, whose product MSKIYNQLNRRSFIASSAAASSMMFLPNLTVAQSKGSKNVAVAPSEKLNMAVIGIGGRGRNVMDSLDATGVVNIVAICDIDIGSDWTAEMRQKFPHPAAYQDYRELFDKEGDNFDAVAVVVPDHAHFPITMHAMAHGKHVYVEKPLAHTFEECELLMAMEKKTDLVTQMGNQGHSGGNYFQFKAWYEAGIIKDVDRVVAYMNSPRRWHGWDIKGYEKQDAPDTIDWDLWNMTRPEKPFNEKLHPGNWRSWFNYGNGAFGDWGPHILDTCHRFLKLGLPHTIEAEKRDGPNDYIFPQASTIRFDFAKREKMPPVKVWWYDGVENIPDAPKEMGPNPKVARNGKYIYSKDLTFLGGTHSDVLRIIPEDKYREMAPSLPKFPLKNSDHFKNFALACMGKEKSRSPFHISAPLTQVFLLGVIAQHLGGSLEFDTKKKRFKNNKIGNQLLKGPPVRKGWEQYYKV is encoded by the coding sequence ATGTCTAAAATCTACAATCAGTTAAACCGCCGTTCATTCATCGCATCCTCAGCAGCAGCATCCTCCATGATGTTCCTGCCCAACCTGACAGTCGCCCAATCGAAAGGTTCGAAGAATGTAGCCGTCGCCCCGAGTGAAAAGTTGAATATGGCCGTAATTGGAATCGGTGGTCGCGGTCGCAACGTGATGGATTCCTTAGATGCCACGGGTGTTGTAAATATCGTCGCCATTTGCGACATCGATATTGGTTCAGACTGGACGGCAGAAATGCGTCAGAAGTTTCCTCACCCAGCGGCATACCAGGACTACCGTGAACTCTTCGACAAAGAAGGCGATAACTTCGATGCAGTGGCGGTCGTAGTACCTGACCACGCACACTTCCCCATCACCATGCATGCCATGGCACATGGGAAGCATGTCTACGTAGAAAAGCCTCTCGCTCACACCTTTGAAGAGTGCGAATTGCTGATGGCTATGGAAAAGAAGACGGACCTCGTGACCCAAATGGGCAACCAAGGTCACTCCGGCGGCAATTACTTCCAGTTCAAAGCCTGGTATGAAGCAGGAATCATAAAGGATGTGGATCGCGTCGTTGCCTATATGAACAGCCCTCGCCGCTGGCATGGCTGGGATATCAAGGGTTACGAAAAGCAGGATGCTCCCGACACCATCGACTGGGATCTCTGGAACATGACTCGCCCGGAAAAACCCTTTAATGAAAAATTACACCCAGGAAACTGGCGCAGCTGGTTTAATTACGGGAATGGAGCCTTCGGTGATTGGGGTCCCCATATTCTGGATACTTGCCATCGCTTTCTGAAACTTGGCCTTCCACATACAATCGAAGCCGAAAAAAGGGATGGTCCCAACGACTACATCTTCCCTCAAGCATCGACCATTCGTTTTGATTTTGCGAAGCGCGAGAAAATGCCTCCGGTTAAAGTCTGGTGGTACGATGGGGTTGAAAACATCCCGGATGCGCCCAAGGAAATGGGACCTAATCCAAAGGTCGCCAGGAATGGAAAATACATTTATAGTAAGGACCTCACCTTCCTTGGAGGAACCCACAGCGATGTGCTGCGTATCATTCCCGAAGACAAGTATCGTGAGATGGCTCCGAGCTTACCCAAGTTCCCATTGAAGAATTCCGATCACTTTAAGAATTTTGCCTTAGCCTGTATGGGAAAAGAAAAGTCCCGTTCGCCTTTCCACATATCTGCACCACTGACACAGGTATTTCTCTTGGGCGTAATCGCACAGCACCTAGGTGGAAGCTTGGAATTCGACACGAAGAAAAAGCGGTTCAAAAACAACAAAATAGGCAACCAGCTATTGAAGGGCCCACCTGTAAGAAAAGGTTGGGAACAGTACTATAAAGTATAG